One genomic window of Quercus robur chromosome 6, dhQueRobu3.1, whole genome shotgun sequence includes the following:
- the LOC126690547 gene encoding peroxidase 64-like, with protein MAPIVAFFLSSVLIFSVFSPVNSLSYNYYQKTCPHAESMIAYAVKTATSKDKTVPAALLRLHFHDCFIRGCDASVLLNSHGSNKAEKDGPPNLSLHALYVIDSAKKDLETWCPGVVSCADIVALAARDAVALSGGPSWDVPKGRKDGRTSKASETVKLPAPTFTISQLQQSFSQRGLSLDDLVALSGGHTLGFSHCSSFQNRIHNFNATHDVDPLINPSFASKLKGVCPKNGKSKNAGTTMDPSSTTFDNTYYKLILQKKALFSSDQALLSNPKTKNLVKKFATSREAFSKAFVNSMIKMSSLTGGQEIRKNCRVVN; from the exons ATGGCTCCCATTGTTGCATTTTTCTTGAGCTCAGTTCTTATATTTTCAGTGTTTTCTCCAGTGAATTCACTTAGCTATAATTACTACCAAAAAACATGCCCTCATGCTGAATCAATGATTGCTTATGCTGTCAAGACTGCAACGTCGAAAGACAAAACAGTTCCAGCAGCACTACTCCGGTTGCATTTCCATGACTGTTTTATCAGG gGCTGTGATGCTTCTGTGTTGCTAAACTCACATGGGAGCAACAAAGCAGAAAAAGATGGGCCACCTAATCTTTCCTTGCATGCACTTTATGTCATTGACAGTGCAAAAAAAGACTTGGAGACTTGGTGCCCTGGCGTGGTCTCATGCGCTGATATTGTGGCTCTTGCTGCCAGGGATGCTGTTGCCCTA TCTGGAGGTCCAAGTTGGGATGTGCCAAAAGGAAGGAAAGATGGAAGAACATCAAAGGCTAGTGAAACAGTCAAATTGCCAGCTCCAACCTTCACCATATCTCAACTGCAACAAAGCTTCTCTCAAAGAGGTTTGTCCTTAGATGATCTAGTTGCTCTTTCAG GAGGGCATACTCTAGGATTTTCCCACTGTTCATCCTTCCAAAACAGAATCCACAACTTCAATGCCACGCATGACGTCGACCCCTTGATAAATCCATCCTTTGCTTCAAAGTTAAAGGGTGTTTGTCCCAAAAACGGTAAGTCAAAGAATGCCGGTACCACCATGGATCCCTCTTCAACAACCTTTGATAACACGTACTACAAGTTGATCCTCCAAAAGAAGGCCCTGTTCTCTTCGGACCAAGCCCTGCTCAGTAATCCGAAAACGAAGAACTTGGTTAAAAAATTTGCCACTTCAAGGGAAGCTTTTAGCAAGGCCTTTGTGAATTCTATGATCAAGATGAGCAGTCTCACTGGTGGACAGGAGATTAGGAAGAATTGTAGGGTAGTAAATTAA
- the LOC126690548 gene encoding uncharacterized protein LOC126690548 isoform X1: protein MAGSDSEEPAIPNMTTISRHNFGDDTAEPVFSISIIENMKEEYGLFVWPCSIVLAEYVWQQRLRFSGSSVVELGAGTCLPGLVAAKVGADVTLTDDANSIEVIDNMRRVCDLNKLKCNVLGMTWGVWDASIFSLQPKIILGADVLYDTSAFDDLFATVKFLLQNSPGSVFITSYHNRSGHHLIEFLMVKWGLKCIKLLDGFSLMPSDKASGLSGNIQLAEIVLNNLQP, encoded by the exons ATGGCGGGCAGTGACTCGGAAGAACCGGCCATTCCCAACATGACGACGATATCTCGGCATAATTTCGGCGATGATACTGCCGAACCGGTCTTCTCCATCTCCATCATCGAG AATATGAAAGAAGAGTACGGCCTATTTGTGTGGCCCTGCAGTATCGTTCTCGCCGAGTATGTTTGGCAACAGAGATTGCGCTTTTCCGGGTCTAGCGTCGTtgag CTTGGCGCCGGAACTTGCTTGCCTGGTTTGGTTGCTGCGAAAGTGGGTGCTGACGTCACTCTCACAGATGACGCCAATAGTATAGAG GTGATAGACAACATGAGAAGAGTGTGTGACCTGAATAAACTCAAGTGTAAT GTACTCGGAATGACTTGGGGAGTTTGGGATGCATCTATATTCAGTTTACAACCTAAGATTATTCTTGGGGCAGATGTATTGTATGACACAAGCG CCTTTGATGACCTCTTTGCCACCGTGAAATTCCTGCTCCAAAATTCTCCTGGGTCAGTCTTCATAACATCATATCATAATCGAAG TGGGCATCATCTTATAGAATTCTTGATGGTGAAATGGGGGTTGAAGTGCATAAAGCTTCTTGATGGCTTTTCATTGATGCCATCTGACAAGGCTTCTGGTCTGAGTGGCAACATTCAATTGGCAGAGATTGTTCTGAACAATTTACAGCCTTAG
- the LOC126690548 gene encoding uncharacterized protein LOC126690548 isoform X2, with product MAGSDSEEPAIPNMTTISRHNFGDDTAEPVFSISIIENMKEEYGLFVWPCSIVLAEYVWQQRLRFSGSSVVELGAGTCLPGLVAAKVGADVTLTDDANSIEVLGMTWGVWDASIFSLQPKIILGADVLYDTSAFDDLFATVKFLLQNSPGSVFITSYHNRSGHHLIEFLMVKWGLKCIKLLDGFSLMPSDKASGLSGNIQLAEIVLNNLQP from the exons ATGGCGGGCAGTGACTCGGAAGAACCGGCCATTCCCAACATGACGACGATATCTCGGCATAATTTCGGCGATGATACTGCCGAACCGGTCTTCTCCATCTCCATCATCGAG AATATGAAAGAAGAGTACGGCCTATTTGTGTGGCCCTGCAGTATCGTTCTCGCCGAGTATGTTTGGCAACAGAGATTGCGCTTTTCCGGGTCTAGCGTCGTtgag CTTGGCGCCGGAACTTGCTTGCCTGGTTTGGTTGCTGCGAAAGTGGGTGCTGACGTCACTCTCACAGATGACGCCAATAGTATAGAG GTACTCGGAATGACTTGGGGAGTTTGGGATGCATCTATATTCAGTTTACAACCTAAGATTATTCTTGGGGCAGATGTATTGTATGACACAAGCG CCTTTGATGACCTCTTTGCCACCGTGAAATTCCTGCTCCAAAATTCTCCTGGGTCAGTCTTCATAACATCATATCATAATCGAAG TGGGCATCATCTTATAGAATTCTTGATGGTGAAATGGGGGTTGAAGTGCATAAAGCTTCTTGATGGCTTTTCATTGATGCCATCTGACAAGGCTTCTGGTCTGAGTGGCAACATTCAATTGGCAGAGATTGTTCTGAACAATTTACAGCCTTAG
- the LOC126690548 gene encoding uncharacterized protein LOC126690548 isoform X3 yields the protein MAGSDSEEPAIPNMTTISRHNFGDDTAEPVFSISIIENMKEEYGLFVWPCSIVLAEYVWQQRLRFSGSSVVELGAGTCLPGLVAAKVGADVTLTDDANSIEVIDNMRRVCDLNKLK from the exons ATGGCGGGCAGTGACTCGGAAGAACCGGCCATTCCCAACATGACGACGATATCTCGGCATAATTTCGGCGATGATACTGCCGAACCGGTCTTCTCCATCTCCATCATCGAG AATATGAAAGAAGAGTACGGCCTATTTGTGTGGCCCTGCAGTATCGTTCTCGCCGAGTATGTTTGGCAACAGAGATTGCGCTTTTCCGGGTCTAGCGTCGTtgag CTTGGCGCCGGAACTTGCTTGCCTGGTTTGGTTGCTGCGAAAGTGGGTGCTGACGTCACTCTCACAGATGACGCCAATAGTATAGAG GTGATAGACAACATGAGAAGAGTGTGTGACCTGAATAAACTCAAGT GA
- the LOC126689583 gene encoding uncharacterized protein LOC126689583: MDFHYDIDFIFPNDEPSFDSSSDDDETELTLAIAIEELKNEGASTSRRRSVQPRRFIWRNPLQGHDRLFHDYFAETPVYPPNVFRRRFQMSRSLFLRIHSRVEATEPYFVQKRNAANTLGLSSLQKMTAAIRMLAYGVSANFMDEYIRIGETTAIKSLKKFVKAVVSIFSEEYLRSPNNNDIARLLVVGQHRGFPRMLGSIDCMHWKWKNCPNGIYPSWATFVKTIPAPQDRKRQHFASTQEAVRKDVERAFGVLQARFAIVRGPARFFHLETLKDIMMACIILHNMIVEDEQHTYLGANDFDYDQINDNGPKPVSHNPTCNLMQFIERHNSIRDKGIHSQLQADLVEHLWQLQGQS; the protein is encoded by the exons aTGGATTTCCATTATgacattgattttatttttccaaatgatGAGCCTTCATTTGACTcatcttctgatgatgatgagacGGAACTTACTCTAGCTATTGCCATAGAAGAATTAAAGAATGAAGGAGCATCAACATCACGTCGTCGTTCGGTTCAACCTCGCAGGTTTATTTGGCGTAATCCTTTGCAAGGTCATGATAGGCTTTTCCATGattattttgctgaaacacCAGTGTATCCTCCTAATGTATTTCGAAGGAGGTTTCAAATGAGTCGTTCTCTTTTTCTACGTATCCATTCAAGAGTTGAAGCTACTGAACCATActttgttcaaaaaagaaatgcgGCTAACACACTCGGGTTGTCTTCCCTTCAAAAGATGACCGCTGCAATCAGAATGCTTGCTTATGGAGTGTCGGCTAATTTCATGGATGAATACATAAGGATTGGAGAAACCACTGCaataaaaagcttaaaaaaatttgttaaagcaGTAGTTTCAATCTTTTCTGAAGAGTACTTGAGGTCACCAAACAACAATGACATTGCAAGGTTGTTAGTAGTTGGCCAACATCGTGGATTTCCAAGAATGCTAGGGAGCATCGACTGCATGCATTGGAAATGGAAGAATTGTCCAA ATGGTATATATCCATCATGGGCAACATTTGTCAAAACAATTCCAGCACCACAAGACCGTAAAAGACAACATTTTGCTTCCACACAAGAGGCGGTCAGGAAGGATGTTGAACGTGCATTTGGAGTACTTCAAGCGCGATTTGCAATTGTGCGTGGGCCTGCACGTTTTTTCCACCTTGAAACGCTTAAGGACATTATGATGGCATGTATAATATTGCATAATATGATCGTTGAAGATGAGCAACATACTTACCTTGGAGCAAATGACTTTGATTATGATCAAATCAACGATAATGGACCCAAACCGGTGTCACATAATCCCACTTGTAACCTTATGCAATTCATTGAACGTCATAATTCCATTAGAGATAAAGGAATTCATTCTCAACTTCAAGCAGATCTCGTTGAGCATCTATGGCAACTACAAGGCCAGTCGTAG
- the LOC126690549 gene encoding uncharacterized protein LOC126690549, translating into MAFAHYMLAVPVESSNHPKISVLNSSFSHSHSLCFASSSHRSKSPNLSILPTFRKIGHKAKSKPQESEVNLAADAFTNFKHLLLPITDRKPYLSEGTRQAVATTAALAKKYGADITVVVIDERQKESLPEHETQLSSIRWHLSEGGFEEFKLLERLGEGNKSTAIIGEVADDLNLDLVVISMEAIHSKHVDANLLAEFIPCPVILLPL; encoded by the exons ATGGCTTTTGCTCACTATATGCTAGCCGTTCCAGTTGAGTCCTCAAACCACCCCAAAATCTCTGTGCTGAACTCATCTttttctcactctcactctctctgttTTGCTTCTTCATCGCACCGATCCAAATCTCCTAACCTTTCCATCCTCCCCACCTTTCGTAAAATCGGACATAAAG CTAAGAGTAAGCCGCAAGAATCTGAAGTCAATTTAGCTGCTGATGCCTTTACTAATTTCAAGCATCTTCTTCTGCCAATCACTGATCGGAAACCCTATCTCTCCGAGGGTACAAGACAG GCTGTAGCAACTACTGCTGCTTTGGCAAAGAAGTATGGAGCAGACATCACAGTTGTTG TTATTGATGAAAGGCAGAAAGAATCATTGCCAGAGCATGAGACCCAACTTTCTAGCATCCGCTGGCATCTCTCTGAAG GTGGGTTCGAGGAATTTAAGTTGCTAGAGCGACTGGGGGAAGGGAACAAGTCGACAGCCATCATTGGAGAGGTTGCTGATGATCTGAATCTGGATTTAGTAGTTATTAGCATGGAAGCCATTCATTCCAAGCATGTAGACGCAAACCTGCTGGCTGAGTTCATTCCCTGCCCAGTCATACTTTTGCCTCTGTAA